CAGTTAAAAACCAAGGCAACAACTCTTACAACGGATGCTAAAAAGTTATTACAAGAGTCCTTATCCGAAAAAAAGAACTCTCGTTATATACTATTTACTTTGAATTGGAAAGCGCCTGTTTCACTTCCAAAATAATATCATCAATATGTTCTAAACCTACAGACACACGAATGAGGCCTGGCAAAATACCAACAGCAACTCTTTCTGCTTCCGTTAATTTAGAATGAGTGGTTGAAGTGGGATGTGTTACCGTAGTTCTTGTATCACCCAAGTTGGCAGTGAGAGAAAACCATTTCAGCGCATCCAAAAACTTTCTGGCTCGATCCACTCCCCCTTTGATCACAAAAGAAACAATTCCACCGCCAGATTTCATTTGTTTTTTTGCAATCGCATAACCTGGGTCATTTGGCAAAAATGGATACCTTACCAACTCTACATCTGGAGATTGTGCTAAAAATTCAGCTAACTTAATTGCATTTTCAGAATGCCTGTCCATTCTTACGGCAAGTGTTTCCAAACTTTTGGAAATGATCCATGCATTCATCGGAGATAAGGAAGGTCCCGTGTTACGAGCCATGTAACGAATGGGTTGGATGAATTCTTTTTTACCTAAAATAATACCAGCAATCACCCTTCCTTGCCCATCCAAGTATTTGGTTGCCGAATGAATCACTATGTCTGCACCGAAGTCAGCGGGTCTTTGGATATAGGGAGAACAAAAACAATTGTCTACAATAAGAATGGCTTTTTTCTTTTTACAAAGTGAAGCGACCCAAGCCAAATCGACAATATCAAGACCTGGATTAGAAGGAGTTTCAATATAAACTATCTTTGTATTTTCTTGAAAGGCTGCTTCCCATAACTCAGGTTTGTTGATATCAACGTAAGTAGTTGTCACTCCAAATCGAGGAAGTATGTTTGCAAATATTTGATGGGTGGAACCAAAAATTGCGCGCGCCGATACGATATGATCACCTGACTTCACAAGTCCAAACACAGAAGTAAACACAGCAGACATTCCTGAAGCAGTGGCAATTCCATCTTCCGTATGTTCCAAAGAACACATTTTTTCAATTAACTCGGTGGTATTCGGATTAGAAAATCGAGTGTATTGGTTTCCCGTTACCTCTTCTGCAAAAAGTGCTCTTGCATGTTCCGCATCATCAAAAACAAAACTAGAAGTTAAAAATAGTGGGGTGGAATGTTCTTTTTCCCCAGTTCGTTTGGTTTGGATGCGGATGGCGTCAGTTTCAAAGTGTTCAAACATATCTTCTACCAAGGTCGGGAATGAAGCTCCGAATTCATCATTTTTTTTGGAAAATATCTGCTATAGAATCGGAATTAAACTAATATAACAGAATTTTTAAGAAATTTCTGCAATTTTACCGTCAATCATGTGGACACGCCTGTTCGCAAGACTCGCATAATCAGGGTCATGCGTGACAAAAAGAATTGTAGTTCCATCCTCTTTATTGACCCTTTTAAAAATTTCCATCACCTTATCTCCGTTAATGGTATCTAAATTTCCCGTTGGTTC
This sequence is a window from Leptospira kanakyensis. Protein-coding genes within it:
- a CDS encoding trans-sulfuration enzyme family protein, which encodes MFEHFETDAIRIQTKRTGEKEHSTPLFLTSSFVFDDAEHARALFAEEVTGNQYTRFSNPNTTELIEKMCSLEHTEDGIATASGMSAVFTSVFGLVKSGDHIVSARAIFGSTHQIFANILPRFGVTTTYVDINKPELWEAAFQENTKIVYIETPSNPGLDIVDLAWVASLCKKKKAILIVDNCFCSPYIQRPADFGADIVIHSATKYLDGQGRVIAGIILGKKEFIQPIRYMARNTGPSLSPMNAWIISKSLETLAVRMDRHSENAIKLAEFLAQSPDVELVRYPFLPNDPGYAIAKKQMKSGGGIVSFVIKGGVDRARKFLDALKWFSLTANLGDTRTTVTHPTSTTHSKLTEAERVAVGILPGLIRVSVGLEHIDDIILEVKQALSNSK